From the genome of Deinococcus radiotolerans, one region includes:
- the secE gene encoding preprotein translocase subunit SecE has protein sequence MNLIQYFRESRAELSRVSWPTRQQVLEGTQAVLIFVVALTLIVYVLDLVFSNLIKVVLS, from the coding sequence ATGAACTTGATTCAGTACTTCCGCGAGTCCCGCGCTGAACTCTCGCGCGTGTCGTGGCCGACCCGCCAGCAGGTGCTGGAAGGCACGCAGGCCGTGCTGATCTTCGTCGTGGCCCTCACGCTGATCGTGTACGTGCTCGACCTGGTCTTCAGCAACCTGATCAAGGTGGTGCTGTCATGA
- the rpmG gene encoding 50S ribosomal protein L33 produces MAKDGPRIIVKMESSAGTGFYYTTTKNRRNTQAKMELRKYDPVAKKHVVFKEKKV; encoded by the coding sequence ATGGCGAAAGACGGCCCCCGCATCATCGTGAAAATGGAAAGCAGCGCCGGCACCGGCTTCTACTACACGACCACCAAGAACCGCCGCAACACCCAGGCGAAGATGGAACTGCGCAAGTACGACCCCGTCGCCAAGAAGCACGTGGTCTTCAAAGAGAAGAAGGTCTGA